One Hermetia illucens chromosome 4, iHerIll2.2.curated.20191125, whole genome shotgun sequence DNA segment encodes these proteins:
- the LOC119655234 gene encoding adenylate kinase 8 isoform X2 produces the protein MNQAHGFNLHHPPYEAAKCMVYFEKHRLLEVCRQLLLELGLNRTTDVSGFIKKNISRISERVNSTYAFLQAPPIFDLEALSHNMHKKFNIPTIIYTKERQLCDSGKLLKKFLKFLKKNNLTRKNVIFVIDVQQLLLHNISSETRLGKILRHVVDSRDYSDAIISNLVQQRLLERDCLKNGWVLVGYPTDVDGFKHMQEFVVPPNKIVFLHCRERVVMRRLINSWNRMQFGQNMSNKDECNDQTERLLQVRKHWIKNASNELEYFDGNKRKILDYLATKKETIHIDGNHSRNTVTTKLFARIEQKQNGFAMKKSANSTVCNKPKLKILTEVLT, from the exons ATGAACCAAGCACATGGTTTCAATTTGCATCATCCTCCATACGAAGCTGCCAAATGTATGGTATACTTTGAGAAGCATCGCCTATTGGAAGTATGTCGT cAACTTCTCCTGGAGCTTGGCCTGAACAGGACCACAGACGTTTCTGGTTTCATCAAGAAAAATATTAGCAGAATTTCAGAACGAGTCAACTCGACTTATGCCTTTCTTCAGGCTCCACCGATATTTG ATCTTGAAGCTCTTTCACATAATATGCATAAGAAGTTTAATATTCCCACTATCATCTATACTAAAGAG CGCCAATTGTGCGATTCAGGCAAGTTACTAAAAAAGTTCCTGAAATTTCTTAAGAAAAACAACCTTACCCGGAAGAACGTAATCTTTGTCA TTGACGTTCAACAGCTCCTTTTACACAATATCAGTTCTGAGACACGATTAGGTAAAATTCTACGTCATGTGGTTGATTCTCGCGATTACTCAGATGCTATAATTTCGAACCTTGTCCAGCAGAGGCTACTTGAAAGAGATTGCTTGAAAAATGGTTGGGTTCTTGTTGGTTATCCAACGGATGTGGATGGTTTCAAGCATATGCAAGAGTTTGTCGTACCACCAAATAA GATCGTATTTTTACACTGCCGTGAAAGGGTTGTTATGCGTCGATTAATAAATTCATGGAATCGAATGCAATTTGGACAAAATATGTCGAATAAAGATGAGTGCAATGATCAAACAGAGCGACTTCTTCAGGTACGGAAGCATTGGATAAAGAACGCAAGTAACGAG TTGGAATATTTCGATGGAAACAAAAGGAAGATACTGGACTATCTGGCGACAAAGAAGGAAACTATCCATATTGATGGGAATCATTCGAGAAATACAGTCACAACGAAACTATTTGCTAGGATAGAGCAGAAACAAAATGgatttgcaatgaaaaaatcGGCAAACTCGACGGTGTGTAATAAACCAAAGCTAAAAATACTCACTGAGGTGCTCACCTAA
- the LOC119655235 gene encoding homeobox protein ceh-1 isoform X4, whose translation MSLHIRELDSDLSDNNTEIDIEDRSSPDSSIISYHSQIQYGSNHHGSFTNVQSSNPNLLSPNDQSNVGHQQSDSSKNALGKTGRKPRRRRTAFTHAQLAYLERKFRCQKYLSVADRSDVADTLNLSETQVKTWYQNRRTKWKRQNQLRLEQLRHQASIEKELISSEHSAAQAAMACCPTTLSSFSPNPCSFLTSAAAAAIFRNVSYVHGCPL comes from the exons ATTCCGATTTATCTGACAACAATACTGAAATCGACATTGAAGACCGCTCATCGCCTGACTCAAGTATAATAAGTTACCATTcacagatccaatatggatcgaATCATCACGGATCTTTCACAAATGTGCAATCATCCAACCCTAATTTGCTTTCGCCTAATGACCAATCCAATGTTGGGCATCAACAATCAGATTCATCGAAAAATGCCTTAGGAAAAACAGGACGAAAACCAAGGCGAAGACGAACTGCTTTCACCCATGCCCAATTAGCTTATTTAGAACGGAAATTTCGCTGCCAAAAGTATCTTTCGGTTGCAGATCGAAGTGATGTTGCAGATACTTTGAATTTATCAGAAACGCAAGTTAAAACGTGGTATCAGAATCGAAG AACAAAATGGAAGCGCCAGAATCAATTACGGTTGGAACAATTGCGTCATCAAGCCTCCATTGAAAAGGAATTGATTTCTAGTGAACATTCTGCAGCACAAGCAGCAATGGCGTGTTGCCCTACGACGTTATCCTCATTTTCACCGAATCCTTGTTCATTCTTAACCTCGGCAGCCGCAGCAGCTATCTTCAGGAATGTCAGCTACGTTCATGGATGCCCACTTTAG
- the LOC119655234 gene encoding adenylate kinase 8 isoform X1: MNQAHGFNLHHPPYEAAKCMVYFEKHRLLEVCRQLLLELGLNRTTDVSGFIKKNISRISERVNSTYAFLQAPPIFDLEALSHNMHKKFNIPTIIYTKERQLCDSGKLLKKFLKFLKKNNLTRKNVIFVNFPSNRVESLQFRKEHINPTYVFEIASSFQIPFKTKEMLAEEGDPYFEGLKQVKYFYEDAFRVINYGLAPVTMGNLLNTGQDTYMQSIDEIGLDIVKMLRNTDMSPEEEDVGKFLPRIVIFGRKGSGRKTQAKALANHFNLVFVDVQQLLLHNISSETRLGKILRHVVDSRDYSDAIISNLVQQRLLERDCLKNGWVLVGYPTDVDGFKHMQEFVVPPNKIVFLHCRERVVMRRLINSWNRMQFGQNMSNKDECNDQTERLLQVRKHWIKNASNELEYFDGNKRKILDYLATKKETIHIDGNHSRNTVTTKLFARIEQKQNGFAMKKSANSTVCNKPKLKILTEVLT; encoded by the exons ATGAACCAAGCACATGGTTTCAATTTGCATCATCCTCCATACGAAGCTGCCAAATGTATGGTATACTTTGAGAAGCATCGCCTATTGGAAGTATGTCGT cAACTTCTCCTGGAGCTTGGCCTGAACAGGACCACAGACGTTTCTGGTTTCATCAAGAAAAATATTAGCAGAATTTCAGAACGAGTCAACTCGACTTATGCCTTTCTTCAGGCTCCACCGATATTTG ATCTTGAAGCTCTTTCACATAATATGCATAAGAAGTTTAATATTCCCACTATCATCTATACTAAAGAG CGCCAATTGTGCGATTCAGGCAAGTTACTAAAAAAGTTCCTGAAATTTCTTAAGAAAAACAACCTTACCCGGAAGAACGTAATCTTTGTCA ATTTCCCTTCAAATCGGGTTGAATCCTTGCAGTTTCGCAAGGAGCACATCAATCCAACATATGTCTTCGAGATTGCTTCATCCTTTCAAATACcctttaaaacaaaagaaatgttAGCCGAAGAGGGTGATCCATATTTTGAAGGCTTAAAGCAAGTGAAATATTTCTATGAAGACGCATTTCGAGTAATCAACTACGGCCTAGCTCCGGTTACCATGGGTAACTTACTAAATACTGGGCAAGATACTTACATGCAGAGCATTGACGAAATCGGATTGGATATCGTGAAAATGTTACGGAATACTGATATGAGCCCTGAAGAAGAAGACGTTGGGAAATTTCTACCAAGGATTGTGATCTTCGGGAGAAAAGGTTCGGGTAGAAAAACGCAAGCCAAAGCTTTGGCAAACCATTTTAATTTGGTTTTTG TTGACGTTCAACAGCTCCTTTTACACAATATCAGTTCTGAGACACGATTAGGTAAAATTCTACGTCATGTGGTTGATTCTCGCGATTACTCAGATGCTATAATTTCGAACCTTGTCCAGCAGAGGCTACTTGAAAGAGATTGCTTGAAAAATGGTTGGGTTCTTGTTGGTTATCCAACGGATGTGGATGGTTTCAAGCATATGCAAGAGTTTGTCGTACCACCAAATAA GATCGTATTTTTACACTGCCGTGAAAGGGTTGTTATGCGTCGATTAATAAATTCATGGAATCGAATGCAATTTGGACAAAATATGTCGAATAAAGATGAGTGCAATGATCAAACAGAGCGACTTCTTCAGGTACGGAAGCATTGGATAAAGAACGCAAGTAACGAG TTGGAATATTTCGATGGAAACAAAAGGAAGATACTGGACTATCTGGCGACAAAGAAGGAAACTATCCATATTGATGGGAATCATTCGAGAAATACAGTCACAACGAAACTATTTGCTAGGATAGAGCAGAAACAAAATGgatttgcaatgaaaaaatcGGCAAACTCGACGGTGTGTAATAAACCAAAGCTAAAAATACTCACTGAGGTGCTCACCTAA
- the LOC119655235 gene encoding homeobox protein ceh-1 isoform X3: MFEGFSCRENSDLSDNNTEIDIEDRSSPDSSIISYHSQIQYGSNHHGSFTNVQSSNPNLLSPNDQSNVGHQQSDSSKNALGKTGRKPRRRRTAFTHAQLAYLERKFRCQKYLSVADRSDVADTLNLSETQVKTWYQNRRTKWKRQNQLRLEQLRHQASIEKELISSEHSAAQAAMACCPTTLSSFSPNPCSFLTSAAAAAIFRNVSYVHGCPL, encoded by the exons ATGTTTGAGGGATTTTCGTGCAGAGAAA ATTCCGATTTATCTGACAACAATACTGAAATCGACATTGAAGACCGCTCATCGCCTGACTCAAGTATAATAAGTTACCATTcacagatccaatatggatcgaATCATCACGGATCTTTCACAAATGTGCAATCATCCAACCCTAATTTGCTTTCGCCTAATGACCAATCCAATGTTGGGCATCAACAATCAGATTCATCGAAAAATGCCTTAGGAAAAACAGGACGAAAACCAAGGCGAAGACGAACTGCTTTCACCCATGCCCAATTAGCTTATTTAGAACGGAAATTTCGCTGCCAAAAGTATCTTTCGGTTGCAGATCGAAGTGATGTTGCAGATACTTTGAATTTATCAGAAACGCAAGTTAAAACGTGGTATCAGAATCGAAG AACAAAATGGAAGCGCCAGAATCAATTACGGTTGGAACAATTGCGTCATCAAGCCTCCATTGAAAAGGAATTGATTTCTAGTGAACATTCTGCAGCACAAGCAGCAATGGCGTGTTGCCCTACGACGTTATCCTCATTTTCACCGAATCCTTGTTCATTCTTAACCTCGGCAGCCGCAGCAGCTATCTTCAGGAATGTCAGCTACGTTCATGGATGCCCACTTTAG
- the LOC119655235 gene encoding homeobox protein ceh-1 isoform X2, translating to MCNVFLSPYKFKQCPDSDLSDNNTEIDIEDRSSPDSSIISYHSQIQYGSNHHGSFTNVQSSNPNLLSPNDQSNVGHQQSDSSKNALGKTGRKPRRRRTAFTHAQLAYLERKFRCQKYLSVADRSDVADTLNLSETQVKTWYQNRRTKWKRQNQLRLEQLRHQASIEKELISSEHSAAQAAMACCPTTLSSFSPNPCSFLTSAAAAAIFRNVSYVHGCPL from the exons ATGTGCAATGTTTTTCtttcaccatacaaattcaagcaatgccctg ATTCCGATTTATCTGACAACAATACTGAAATCGACATTGAAGACCGCTCATCGCCTGACTCAAGTATAATAAGTTACCATTcacagatccaatatggatcgaATCATCACGGATCTTTCACAAATGTGCAATCATCCAACCCTAATTTGCTTTCGCCTAATGACCAATCCAATGTTGGGCATCAACAATCAGATTCATCGAAAAATGCCTTAGGAAAAACAGGACGAAAACCAAGGCGAAGACGAACTGCTTTCACCCATGCCCAATTAGCTTATTTAGAACGGAAATTTCGCTGCCAAAAGTATCTTTCGGTTGCAGATCGAAGTGATGTTGCAGATACTTTGAATTTATCAGAAACGCAAGTTAAAACGTGGTATCAGAATCGAAG AACAAAATGGAAGCGCCAGAATCAATTACGGTTGGAACAATTGCGTCATCAAGCCTCCATTGAAAAGGAATTGATTTCTAGTGAACATTCTGCAGCACAAGCAGCAATGGCGTGTTGCCCTACGACGTTATCCTCATTTTCACCGAATCCTTGTTCATTCTTAACCTCGGCAGCCGCAGCAGCTATCTTCAGGAATGTCAGCTACGTTCATGGATGCCCACTTTAG